Proteins encoded together in one Kutzneria kofuensis window:
- a CDS encoding glycoside hydrolase family 13 protein, with protein MRRSADVHAEIAEKSAWWRDAVFYQVYVRSFADSDGDGVGDLEGIRSRLGYLELLGVDALWLTPFYRSPMADHGYDVADPRDVDPLFGDLAAFDRLVADAHNCGIKVTVDLVPNHTSDQHEWFQAALRAGPGSPERERYHFREGRGGDGSLPPNNWTSVFGGPAWTRVADGQWYLHLFAPQQPDLNWTHPEVRADLERTLRFWLDRGADGFRIDVAHGMAKPYGLPDMDPRAEIGAGVLHDNALDPRFDDDGVHEIHRMIRKVLDEYPNAMVVGEIWVKENERFTRYLRADELHLGFNFRLVEAEFDADSVRSAIDSSLAAVAYVDSPATWTLSNHDVVRHVTRYGDGSLGQKRARAMALVELALPGVVYVYNGEELGLPNVELPEWALQDPIWLRSGHTERGRDGCRVPIPWEGDQPPFGFSSGVATWLPMPHEWAGLTVESQLEDPGSMLSLYRQALELRKTHPAFGGESLEWYGAPPGCFAFRRKGGGLICALNTGSAPVPLPPGQVLLASGPMAADQLPPDTAVWLV; from the coding sequence GTGCGACGATCCGCTGACGTTCATGCCGAGATCGCCGAGAAGTCGGCTTGGTGGCGCGACGCGGTCTTCTACCAGGTGTACGTCAGGTCCTTCGCGGACTCCGACGGCGACGGCGTCGGCGACCTGGAGGGCATCCGGTCCCGGCTGGGCTACCTGGAGCTGCTCGGGGTCGACGCCCTCTGGCTGACGCCGTTCTACCGGTCGCCGATGGCCGACCACGGCTACGACGTCGCCGATCCGCGGGACGTCGACCCGCTGTTCGGCGACCTGGCCGCGTTCGACCGGCTGGTCGCGGACGCGCACAACTGCGGCATCAAGGTCACCGTCGACCTCGTCCCCAACCACACCAGCGACCAGCACGAGTGGTTCCAGGCCGCGCTGCGGGCCGGGCCCGGCAGCCCCGAGCGCGAGCGGTACCACTTCCGGGAGGGTCGGGGCGGCGACGGCTCGCTGCCGCCGAACAACTGGACCAGTGTGTTCGGCGGGCCCGCGTGGACGCGGGTCGCCGACGGGCAGTGGTACCTGCACCTGTTCGCGCCGCAGCAGCCCGACCTGAACTGGACCCATCCCGAGGTTCGGGCCGACCTTGAGCGCACCCTCCGGTTCTGGCTCGACCGTGGCGCCGATGGTTTTCGTATCGACGTCGCCCACGGCATGGCCAAGCCGTACGGGCTGCCCGACATGGACCCTCGCGCCGAGATCGGCGCCGGCGTGCTGCACGACAACGCGCTCGATCCCCGGTTCGACGACGACGGCGTGCACGAGATCCACCGGATGATCCGCAAGGTGCTCGACGAGTACCCGAACGCGATGGTCGTCGGCGAGATCTGGGTCAAGGAGAACGAGCGGTTCACCCGCTACCTGCGGGCCGACGAACTGCACCTCGGCTTCAACTTCCGCTTGGTGGAAGCCGAGTTCGACGCCGACTCCGTGCGGTCCGCCATCGACTCCTCGCTGGCGGCCGTCGCCTACGTCGACTCCCCCGCCACCTGGACCCTGTCCAACCACGACGTCGTCCGGCACGTCACCCGCTACGGCGACGGCTCGCTGGGCCAGAAACGGGCCAGGGCCATGGCCCTGGTCGAGCTGGCGCTGCCCGGCGTCGTGTACGTCTACAACGGCGAGGAACTCGGGCTGCCCAACGTCGAGCTGCCCGAGTGGGCGTTGCAGGACCCCATCTGGCTTCGCTCCGGGCACACCGAGCGTGGACGCGACGGCTGCCGCGTGCCGATCCCCTGGGAGGGTGATCAGCCGCCGTTCGGCTTCTCGTCCGGGGTCGCCACCTGGCTGCCCATGCCGCACGAGTGGGCTGGGCTCACCGTCGAGTCCCAGCTCGAGGACCCCGGTTCCATGCTGTCCCTCTACCGCCAGGCACTGGAGCTCCGGAAGACCCATCCCGCCTTCGGCGGCGAGAGCCTCGAGTGGTACGGCGCTCCCCCCGGCTGCTTCGCCTTCCGTCGCAAGGGTGGCGGTCTCATCTGCGCCCTGAACACCGGCAGCGCCCCCGTGCCACTGCCGCCGGGCCAGGTCCTGCTGGCCAGCGGTCCGATGGCCGCCGACCAGCTGCCACCGGACACCGCCGTCTGGCTGGTCTGA
- a CDS encoding LamG-like jellyroll fold domain-containing protein codes for MSDSSRRSFLRGAGLIGAGVAATGALGAVSAAATPSSAAGWCPDPNDPRFTLVVMPDTQYLFDEDRGDAAPLDASLRYVLDGGEDNVVFLSHLGDLTEHGEAGEIAQIGHSFQALDHNRVGYSVLAGNHDVNSSTDDQRGSTPWLSTFGPQRFRSSPTFRGSSKDGYNSYHVFRGGGRDWLVLALDWRLSPAGFDWARSVIQQHPKTPVILTTHELAYADESGQASLSDYGQRLWDQLINDNDQIFLTLNGHFWPPGRAVLRNKAGHDVHVHITNYQDHYYGGSAMIRLYRFDLARNVIDVSTISPWLLSQNSARLNELDRREIELTGPVNRFTLDIDFTARFSGFAPGPPPVSRPARDVLIPGTLAYWRFDNGPAAGTPFADGLVQRDLSGHGNDLVRVTMPGSNASALTWSADFHSGAPAHGSLRFDGGKNPGHGAYLKTVDGAPLNSADFQHGYTIEAFVKVPGDFKNGLHAWCGIFSRLCRGRDAGKTCDDPLEPAATLALSDGAQFQWAVFPLNQAGISTCWGHELPLDQWWHVALVNSGQHTSMFVEGCQVLRNPKTPAVGISGTGNWLLGAYDYDLTVDQGFYGWIGDVRIVNRALSVHEFMLR; via the coding sequence ATGAGTGACTCAAGTCGTCGCAGTTTCCTGCGCGGTGCTGGGCTCATCGGTGCGGGTGTGGCGGCGACCGGCGCGCTCGGCGCCGTGTCCGCTGCCGCCACCCCGTCGTCGGCAGCCGGATGGTGCCCCGATCCGAACGATCCGCGCTTCACGCTCGTCGTCATGCCGGACACCCAGTACCTGTTCGACGAGGATCGCGGCGACGCCGCGCCCCTGGACGCCTCGCTGCGCTACGTGCTCGACGGCGGCGAAGACAACGTTGTGTTCCTGTCGCATCTCGGCGACCTCACCGAGCACGGCGAGGCCGGCGAGATCGCCCAGATCGGCCACTCGTTCCAGGCGCTCGACCACAACCGCGTCGGCTACAGCGTGCTCGCCGGCAACCACGACGTGAACTCCTCCACCGACGACCAGCGCGGCAGCACCCCGTGGCTGTCGACGTTCGGCCCGCAGCGGTTCCGTAGTTCGCCGACATTCCGCGGTTCGTCGAAGGACGGCTACAACAGCTACCACGTGTTCCGCGGCGGCGGCCGCGACTGGCTCGTCCTCGCCCTGGACTGGCGGCTGTCGCCGGCCGGCTTCGACTGGGCGCGGTCGGTGATCCAGCAGCACCCGAAGACGCCGGTCATCCTCACCACCCACGAACTCGCCTACGCCGACGAATCGGGCCAGGCCTCGCTGTCCGACTACGGGCAGCGGCTGTGGGACCAGCTCATCAACGACAACGACCAGATCTTCCTCACCCTCAACGGCCACTTCTGGCCGCCCGGGCGGGCCGTGCTGCGCAACAAGGCCGGGCACGACGTCCACGTGCACATCACCAACTACCAGGACCACTACTACGGCGGCAGCGCCATGATCCGGCTCTACCGCTTCGACCTGGCCCGCAACGTCATCGACGTGTCCACCATCTCGCCGTGGCTGCTCTCCCAGAACTCGGCCCGGCTCAACGAGCTCGACCGGCGGGAGATCGAGCTGACCGGGCCGGTCAACCGGTTCACGCTCGACATCGACTTCACCGCCCGGTTCAGCGGCTTCGCCCCCGGGCCGCCGCCGGTCTCCCGGCCGGCGCGCGATGTGCTGATCCCCGGCACGCTCGCCTACTGGCGGTTCGACAACGGGCCCGCCGCCGGCACGCCCTTCGCTGACGGTCTGGTGCAACGCGACCTCTCGGGCCACGGCAACGACCTGGTCCGGGTGACCATGCCCGGCAGCAATGCATCAGCCTTGACCTGGTCCGCCGACTTCCACTCCGGCGCTCCCGCGCACGGCAGCCTCCGCTTCGACGGCGGCAAGAACCCCGGGCACGGCGCGTATCTGAAGACCGTCGACGGCGCACCCCTCAATTCCGCCGACTTCCAGCACGGCTACACCATCGAGGCGTTCGTCAAGGTTCCCGGCGACTTCAAGAACGGCCTCCACGCCTGGTGCGGCATCTTCTCCCGGCTATGCCGCGGCCGCGACGCCGGCAAGACCTGCGACGACCCGCTCGAGCCCGCCGCCACCTTGGCGCTGTCCGACGGCGCCCAGTTCCAGTGGGCCGTCTTCCCGCTCAACCAGGCCGGCATCTCCACCTGCTGGGGTCACGAGCTGCCACTCGACCAGTGGTGGCATGTGGCTCTTGTCAACAGTGGTCAACACACGTCAATGTTCGTCGAGGGTTGTCAAGTATTGAGGAACCCCAAGACTCCCGCCGTCGGCATCTCCGGCACCGGCAACTGGCTGCTCGGCGCCTACGACTACGACCTCACCGTCGACCAGGGCTTCTACGGCTGGATCGGTGATGTCCGCATCGTCAACCGAGCCCTGTCAGTGCACGAGTTCATGCTCCGCTGA
- a CDS encoding acyl-CoA thioesterase: MGVFVAQVRPRWSDMDAYGHVNHANTVTLLEEARVALVFTEAARQGLVDMSRGMVVVKLAVDYRIPLVFDGGSVDIEMSVRDLKASSFMLDYAVRTGGNGSSTVAVTAETLICAYDVEETRPRRLTDAERDFLASWHSGGARG; encoded by the coding sequence TTGGGTGTCTTCGTCGCGCAGGTGCGACCGCGGTGGTCCGACATGGATGCCTACGGGCACGTCAACCACGCGAATACGGTCACCCTCCTGGAAGAGGCGCGAGTCGCGCTGGTCTTCACCGAAGCCGCTCGTCAGGGGCTTGTCGACATGTCCCGGGGCATGGTCGTGGTGAAGCTGGCCGTGGACTACCGCATTCCCCTGGTGTTCGACGGGGGATCGGTCGACATCGAGATGTCCGTGCGCGACCTGAAGGCTTCGTCGTTCATGTTGGACTACGCCGTCCGAACCGGGGGAAACGGTTCGTCGACGGTGGCGGTCACGGCGGAGACGCTGATCTGCGCCTACGACGTCGAAGAGACACGGCCCCGGCGGTTGACCGACGCCGAGCGGGACTTTCTCGCGAGCTGGCATTCCGGGGGCGCACGTGGCTGA